From the genome of Ralstonia insidiosa:
GGCACCGCGGCGGCCGTGCGGCGCGTGCTCGGCCACATACGTGGCGGCACCACCGTACTCACCGCCCAGCGCCAGGCCCTGCAGCATGCGCAGCGCGATCAGGATGATCGGCGCGGCCACGCCAATCGTGCCGTAAGAGGGCAGCAGACCGACGATGAACGTCGACGTGCCCATGATCACGATGGTGACCAAGAACGTGTACTTGCGGCCGATCATGTCGCCCAGCCGGCCGAACACCAGCGCGCCGAACGGGCGCACCAGGAAGCCGGCGGCAAAGGCCAGCAGTGCAAAGATGAAACCCGCCGTTGGATCGAGGCCCGAGAAGAACTGCTTGGCGATGATCGCCGCCAGTGAGCCGTAGAGATAGAAGTCGTACCACTCGAACACCGTCCCGAGCGACGAGGCGAAGATGACCTTCTTCTCCTCCTTCGTCATGGGCGCAGGCTGGACACGCCCGGCGGGCGCGTTCGGTGCACTTTGCACGGTTGCCATGTTGTCTCCTGTTTTCGTAGGTCGTCCCGCTGGGCATGGACACGACAACGCAAAGCAATCGCCCGCGGAATTGTGAACGATTGTGGAAAGCGAAACTTACTGCGTTCTGACACGAACGCCCTGTCAACAGGGCAATTTCGTCGGGGTATACACGAGGATGTGCGCGTTGCGTTGCAGCGCAATTCGCTGCTTCAGCGCATCAAATGGAAGGCGGTGGAGTGGGCTCAGCGGCTTCGTGCTGCGATGCCTCGTCATCCTGCGATGCAGCATCCGCTGCGCGGTTGGTGCGCCACGCATACAGCACGGTGATCAGCACGTAGACGATGGGTGCGCCCTGGCCCGCCACCCAGTAAGCGAATGGCCAACCGAAGAAGCGCATCGACAGATCACGCGCGAAGAATGCCACCACATAGGTGACGACAAACCACACCCCCAACAGCGCGGCGATCCAGCGCATGTTGGCGACCCAGCGTCGGCGTGCGGGTGTTCCGGGCGTGATGCTCATGCGGTGGTGTCCCCATCGGGTGCGCTGCGATGCAGCGTGATGCGAAAGCGCGCGCCCGCCAGGCGTGGCGATGCCTGGTAGACGTTGTCGAGCACCTCGATGTCGCCGCCGTGCTGCTGCACGATCTCACGCACGATGGCCAGGCCCAGCCCGCTGCCCTCGGCCTGCGTGCCGAGAATGCGATAGAAGCGCTGCATCACGCGTTCACGTTCCGCCACGGGGATGCCGGGGCCGGTGTCGTCCACGTCAATGAAGACGAATGGCTCGAACGGTGCCGTGGTCACGCGCACCGTGACATGGCCGCCGTCAGGCGTGTAGCGGATGGCGTTGTCGAGCAGGTTGTTGAGCATCTCGGCCAGCATCGTCGCGTTGCCGGACGTCATGACCGGCGGTCCGGGCTCTTCGAAGCCGAGGTCGATCTGCTTGGCCCACGCCTTCTGCAGCCAGTCGGCCACCACCTGCCGCGACAGCGCACAGATGTCGAGCGGCACCAGGACATCGGTCGCGCCCATGTTCTCCATGCGCGCCAGCGAGAGCAGTTGCTTGACGAGGTGCGCCGTGCGGTCCGAGCTGTCGGCGATGTGGGCGAGCGTGCGGCGCAACTCGTCGGGCGACTGTTCGCGCTGGGCCAACTCGGCTTGCATGCGCAGGCCGGCCAGCGGCGTTTTCATCTGATGCGCGGCATCGGCAATGAAACGCTTCTGCGTCTGCACGGATTGCTCCAGCCGCCCGAGCAGGTCGTTGAACGATGCCACCAGCGGTGTCAGTTCCTGCGGTGCGGCGCCTTCGTCAATGGGGCTGGTATCGCCCGGGTTGCGCGCGCGAATGCGCTCCTGAATCGCATTGAGCGGCGCCAGCCCGCGCGTGAGCCCGAACCACACCAGGATGACCGCCAGCGGCAGGATCACGAACTGCGGCAGGATCACGCCCTTGATGATTTCGTTGGCCAGTTGCGCACGCTTGTCGAGCGTTTCTGCCACCTGCACCAGCGCGGGTTTGCCGCCGGTCATGCCGGGGCGCTGCACAAACGTATACGCCACGCGGATCTCTGCGCCATGGATATGGTCGTCGCGCAATTGCACGAGGCTGCCGGCATTGGCGTCTTCTTCCGGGGGGAGCGGCAGGTCGCGATCGCCCGAGACGAACTCGCCGCTCTCGCCGAGCACCTGGTAATAGATGTTGTCGGTCTCATCCGCGCGCAGGATCTCGCGCGCGGAGATCGGCAATTGCAGCGTCACGCGCCCGTTCACTTCGCGCAGTTGCTGGCTGAGCACGATGGCGCTTGATTCCAGCGCGCGGTCGTAGGGCGCATTCGCAATGGACTTGGCCACAAGGTACGTCACCGCAATGCTCATCGGCCAGAGCAGCAACAGTGGCGCGAGCATCCAGTCGAGAATCTCGCCAAACAGCGATCGGGCGACGGGCCCGGTGGCGTCGTCTTCGAGGTGGGGGAGGGTATCGGCGAGGTCGCGGTCGTCAGCCTGGGGGGCAACGCCGGGGCGCGGTGCGCGCGGTATCCGGTGGCGACGCCACGGCCAGGCCAGCCGATCAGCCATGGGCGGTGGCTGAGGTGGCGGGGGCGGCAGCGCGCTCCAGGCAATAGCCCAACCCGCGCACGGTGGCAATGCGGATGCCCTCCACCTCGATCTTCTTGCGCAAGCGGTGGACGTACACCTCGATGGCGTTGTTGCTGACCTCTTCGCCCCAGCCGCACAGGTGGTCGACCAGTTGCTCCTTCGACACCAGCCGGCCCGCGCGCGCCAGCAGGATCTCCAGCAGCCCGATCTCACGCGCCGACAGGTCGATCATCTGGTCATGGATATAGGCGATGCGGCCGACCTGGTCGAACGCCAGCGGGCCGTGCCGGACGAGCGTGGCGCCGCCGCCCGTGCCGCGCCGGACCAGCGCACGCACGCGTGCCTCCAGTTCGGACAGGGCGAAGGGCTTGGCCATGTAGTCGTCGGCGCCCAGATCCAGGCCCTTGACGCGGTCTTCCACGCTGTCTGCGGCGGTCAGGATCAGCACCGGCAGCATGGCCCCGCGCGAACGCAGGCGTCGGAGCACCTCCAGCCCTGACAGGCGCGGCAACCCCACGTCGAGGATCAGAAGGTCATAGGTCTGGGCCGTTTGCGTGGCAAGCGCCGCGTCGGCGGCGGCCCCGTCTTCGGCCCGGTCGACGGCATAGCCGGCCTGGCGCAGCGAACGGGTCAGCCCGTCGGCCAGGGTGGCGTCGTCTTCGGCTATCAGGATGCGCATGCGTGTCTCCCCGCGATGCTGAGCAGGGTGTCTGGCCTGCCCATCCCGCCCGCTACATTATTTTCACGCGTGTTGTTGCGCAATCGCTGCGCTGGAGGCTTGTCAAAACCACTGGTTTTTTATACAGTACTCCGAACTCGCGGTGCTGTAGTCTTGGCGGCGCTAAAGTATCGAGATTGGTTCCAGCGTCAGGCCGTGCAGCGGATCTGCTGTTGCGAACAAACGCAGGAATCATCGGCCCTTGCGGCCCATTTATACACCAAATCGCACGAAGGACGACCATGGAAGACGGCAAGAAGGCAGCCACGATGAGCGCAGAAAAGCAGAAGGCGCTGGCTGCCGCGCTCGCGCAGATCGAAAAGCAGTTCGGCAAGGGCTCCATCATGAAGATGGGCGATGCCGAGGTGGAGCTGGTCCAGGTCGTGTCCACGGGCTCGCTGGGGCTGGACGTGGCGCTGGGCGTCGGTGGTCTGCCGCGCGGCCGCGTGATTGAAATCTATGGTCCGGAATCGTCCGGTAAGACCACGCTGACGCTGCAAGTGGTTGCTGAGATGCAGAAGCTGGGCGGCACCTGCGCATTCATTGACGCAGAACATGCACTGGACGTCACTTACGCTGACAAGATTGGCGTGAGCGTGCCGGACCTGCTGATCTCCCAGCCCGACACCGGTGAACAGGCCCTGGAAATTGCTGATGCGCTGGTGCGCTCGGGTTCGGTCGACCTGATCGTCATCGACTCGGTGGCCGCGCTGGTGCCGAAGGCTGAAATCGAAGGCGAAATGGGCGACGCGCTGCCCGGCTTGCAAGCCCGTCTGATGAGCCAGGCCCTGCGCAAGCTGACCGGCACCATCAAGAAGACCAACTGCATGGTTATCTTCATCAACCAGATCCGGATGAAGATCGGCGTGATGTTCGGCTCGCCGGAAACCACCACGGGCGGTAACGCGCTCAAGTTCTACGCGTCGGTGCGTCTGGATATCCGCCGCATCGGCTCGATCAAGAAGGGCGATGACGTGGTCGGCAACGAAACTAAGGTCAAGGTTGTGAAGAACAAGGTGGCGCCGCCGTTCCGCGAAGCCATCTTCGACATCCTCTACGGCCAAGGCGTGTCGCGCGAAGGCGAAATCATCGACCTGGGCGTCGAGGCCAAGATCGTCGAGAAGTCCGGCGCCTGGTACAGCTACGGCGGCGAGCGCATCGGCCAAGGCCGCGACAACTGCCGCGAATACCTGCGCGAGAACCCTGACTTGGCCCGCGACATCGAGAACAAGGTTCGCGAAGCACTGGGCGTGACACCAATGAGTGCTGTCGTGGCGGCCGCAGTCGAGGTCGAGGAAGAGTAATTGGGTTGGCCGCCGGCGCAGATTGGCGGCTCTATCGAGCTTCATACGCCTGCCGTTCCCCAACGGCGGGCGTTTTTCTTTGGGGTGTGAAGCCACATGCCGTTGCCCCGTCAACCGCTATCACTCAAGGCGCGCGCGCTGGGCTATTTGTCCCGGCGCGAGCATAGCCGTGCCGAACTGCGCCGCAAGCTGGCACCGCATGCGGAATCTGCGGAGGAAGTGGATGCGCTGCTGGACTGGCTGGAAGGCGAGAATTGGCTGTCCAATGCACGCTTCGCTGAAAGCGTGGTGCACCGCCGGGCGAGCCGCTACGGTACCGCCCGGCTGATGCAGGAACTGAAAACGCACCAACTCGGCGAAGAAACGCTGGGTGAGGTGAAGGCCCAACTGCAGAGTACCGAGGTAGCGCGGGCCAAGGCACTTTGGGATAAGCGCTTCGGCCGCACACCGGCTGATCTGGCCGAGCGTGCCAAGCAAGTCCGCTACATGATGGCGCGCGGATTCTCTCGTTCGGTGGTCTCGCGCATCATTTCGGGCGCAGATGAATTGCTGGATGGCGGTGATGAATCCGACTGAACGTCGGCGATCTCTCGACAATTTGCGCGGACAATCCGTTTGCGTGCCGATCCAAGAGGTTGCACCTCAGGCGGTCGTTGCAACCCATCCAGCACCGCATTGCAGCATACGACGCAGTACAGTCGTAACGACGTGTTAAAATCCAAGTCTTTGATACCGTCCTCTACTTCGGTTGCAGGACGGGTTGTGTTCGTGTGTGGCGGCTGATGCGCTGCTGCAGACGTCCCGTAGGCGATGCGCGAGATCCGCGTGCGCCGCCTCCATCGGTCCTATCGGTCTGTCTGGTCCATGCCTCTGTCTGCTCCCGTCCCGCGCGTCATGCGCCACCGCCGTGCCATCACGGTGGAGGCCTATTTGCGGGAAGACGGCCTGTGGGACATCGAAGCGCGCCTGACCGACACCAAGCCTCGCGATATCCCGCTGGCCAGCGGCGGCGTCCGCCCGGAAGGCCAGCCGCTGCATGACCTGTGGCTGCGCGTGACCATCGATACCCGCATGAACGTCGTGGACGCTGAAGCGTGCTCCGACTGGGTGCCGTACCCCACACATTGCGACACCATCGGTCCGGCCTACCGCAAGCTCATCGGCCTGAACCTGATGAAGGGTTTTCGAAAGGCCTCGCGTGAGAGACTTGGCGGCGTGGCGGGCTGTACGCACCTGACCGAGCTGTGCGGCGTGCTGCCGACTGCCGCCATCCAGGCGTTTGCGGGCGATGTCTTTCCGGTGCGCGACAACTCCAACGACCTCCGACCGATCGAGCCCGACGAAAAGCCGCCTTACCAACTCCACGGCTGCCATGCCCTGCACTTCGAGGGCGAGGTGGTCCGTAAGCATTATCCGCGCTGGTATGCCTACCAGCCCGAGACCAAGATCCAACCGCCACGCACCGAGCTGTCGCCAGAGCCCTCGTCCTGAAGGGCGCCGCGCTGCTCGCGCGCTTTTTTCGATCCTTAACATTCATCACACTCACTCTGCCTAGCAAAGGAAACACGCATGAATATCCATGAGTACCAAGGCAAGGAAATCCTGCGCAAATACAATGTGCCGGTTCCGCGCGGCATTCCGGCCTTCTCGGTCGACGAGGCTATCAAAGCCGCTGAAACCCTGGGCGGCCCGGTGTGGGTCGTGAAGGCACAGATTCATGCGGGCGGCCGTGGTAAGGGCGGCGGCGTGAAGGTTGCCAAGAGCATCGACCAGGTCAAGGAATACGCCAGCAGCATCCTGGGTATGACCCTGGTGACGCACCAGACCGGTCCGGAAGGCAAGCTGGTCAAGCGCCTGCTGATCGAAGAAGGCGCGGACATCAAGAAGGAACTGTACGTGTCGCTGGTGGTGGACCGTGTGTCGCAGAAGGTCGCGCTGATGGCCTCGAGCGAAGGCGGCATGGACATCGAAGAAGTCGCTGAATCGCACCCGGAAAAGATCCACACGCTGATCATCGAACCGTCGACCGGCCTGACCGATGCTGACGCTGACGACATCGCCCGCAAGATCGGCGTGCCGGACGCGAGCGTTCCGCAAGCCCGCCAAGCCCTGCAAGGCCTGTACAAGGCATTCTGGGAAACCGACGCTTCGCAAGCGGAAATCAACCCGCTGATCCTGACCGGCGACGGCAAGGTCATCGCGCTGGACGCCAAGTTCAACTTCGACTCGAACGCGCTGTTCCGTCACCCGGAAATCGTGGCCTACCGCGATCTGGATGAAGAAGACCCGGCCGAAATCGAAGCCTCGAAGTTCGACCTGGCCTACATCTCGCTCGACGGCAACATCGGCTGCCTGGTGAATGGCGCTGGTCTGGCCATGGCCACGATGGACACCATCAAGCTGTTCGGCGGCGAGCCGGCCAACTTCCTCGACGTGGGCGGCGGTGCCACCACCGAGAAGGTGACCGAAGCCTTCAAGCTGATGCTGAAGAACCCGGACGTAAAGGCCATTCTGGTCAACATCTTCGGCGGCATCATGCGTTGCGACGTGATCGCCGAAGGCGTGATCGCTGCGGCCAAGGCTGTGTCGCTGTCGGTGCCGCTGGTTGTGCGCATGAAGGGCACGAACGAAGACCTCGGCAAGAAGATGCTGGCTGACTCGGGTCTGCCCATCATCGCCGCTGACACGATGGCAGAGGCCGCCGAGAAGGTCGTGGCCGCAGCCGCCGGCAAGTAAGCCGCCCGCTGACCCAACCATACGCGAACGCGAGCAGCGCCCGTTGAACATGACGGCGCGGCTCGCTGCATAAAAGGATTACAGCATGTCGATTCTGATCAACAAAGACACCAAGGTCATCACCCAGGGGATCACCGGTAAAACCGGCCAGTTCCACACCCGCGGCTGCCGCGACTACGCCAACGGCAAGGCCGCCTTCGTGGCAGGCGTGAACCCGAAGAAGGCTGGCGAAGACTTCGAAGGCATTCCCATCTACGCCACCGTCAAGGACGCCAAGGCACAAACCGGCGCCACCGTGTCGGTGATTTACGTGCCGCCCGCAGGCGCCGCTGACGCAATCTGGGAAGCCGTCGAAGCCGAACTGGATCTGGTGGTTTGCATCACCGAAGGCATCCCCGTGCGCGACATGATGATGGTCAAGGACAAGATGCGTAAGGCCGGCAGCAAGACGCTGCTGCTGGGCCCGAACTGCCCGGGCCTGATCACGCCGGACGAAATCAAGATCGGCATCATGCCGGGTCACATCCACCGCAAGGGCCGCATCGGCGTGGTGTCGCGCTCGGGCACGCTGACGTACGAAGCCGTGGGCCAGCTGACCGCGCTGGGCCTGGGCCAGTCGTCGGCTGTCGGTATCGGCGGCGACCCGATCAACGGTCTGAAGCACATCGACGTGATGAAGATGTTCAACGACGATCCGGAAACGGACGCCGTGGTCATGATCGGTGAGATCGGCGGTCCGGACGAAGCCAATGCGGCTTACTGGATCAAGGACAACATGAAGAAGCCGGTGGTGGGCTTCATCGCTGGCGTGACCGCGCCTCCGGGCAAGCGCATGGGCCACGCCGGCGCGCTGATCTCGGGCGGTGCCGACACCGCGCAAGCCAAGCTGGACATCATGGAAGAGTGCGGCATCAAGACCACCAAGAACCCGTCGGAAATGGCGCGTCTGCTCAAGGCGATGCTGTAATCGGCAAGGTTTGAGGTTGTGCGAGAACGGGGGCTTCGGCTCCCGTTTTTGTTTGGGCGCGACGGTTTGCGAGCGATGCAACATGCGCGCCGTGCACGACCTGTGTATAAGCAAAGACGTGGTCTCTTGCCTGTTATCCCTCTCCAACAAAAAGATCCTCGGGAACATTCATGGTGCTTACGTCCAGCGCATTCTGGTTTGCGCTTGGTTCCATCATCTTGACCAATATCGTGCTGTCGGGCGACAACGCGGTCGTTATCGCCCTAGCTGCGCGCAATCTGCCACAGCGGCAGCAGAAGCAGGCGATCTTCTGGGGCAGTGCCGGCGCCATCGTGCTGCGTATCGTGCTGACGATCCTGGCCGTCAAGTTGCTCGCGTTGCCTTATCTGAAGACGATCGGTGCTGTGCTGCTGGTCTATATCGGCATCAAGCTGCTGGCCGAAGCGGATGAGGGCGACGCGCATGATCGCAAGCAACGGGATGGCCTTTGGCCTGCTGTCCAGACCATCCTGATTGCCGATCTGGTGATGTCGCTCGATAACGTGGTCGCCGTGGCCGCAGCGGCGGAGAAGGGGCCGCCGGGCACGACTTTCCTCCTGCTTGTCCTGGGCCTCGGGCTGTCGATTCCGTTCATCGTCTTTGGCAGCACGTTGCTGGTGAGCGTGATGGCGCGGTTTCCGATCATCGTCACGCTGGGCGCCGCGCTGCTCGGTTATTTGGCCGGCGACATGCTGGTCACGGACCCTGTCGATGCTGCGTGGTTTGCGTACTCGGTGCCATACGCGGATGTAGTGGTTGGCTGCGCCGGTGCGCTGATCGTGGTCACCGTCGGCTGGTGGCTGAGCCGACGGACGTTGCGGCAGGCCTAATCCGAACGAATCCCCCCGAAAGTAGGTGATGACGCGATCTGTCTGAAAATCTGTCAAGAATGGTCAGATTCGCGGCTAAATTTCCATCAAGGTGCGCCAGTTTTTCGCCCGAAAACGCAGTGTGTGCCTTGGCATAGTCCCTGCACCGTGGCCTCCCACAACAAAATGCCTTTTGGGGATAGGTCATGGGCTTCAAGCACAGCAGGGGAACACGGCGCCGAGCGCACGGCTTTACGCTGATCGAGCTGATGATCGTGGTGGCGATCGTTGGGATCTTGGCGGCGATTGCGCTGCCGGCGTACAACAACTACCTGGTCAAATCGAAGCTGACCGAAGCGACGACGACGCTGGATGCTGCGCGGGTCGCGGTGAACGAAGCGTATTCGTCTAGCGGCGGCGCGTTTCCGAGTACAAATTCGCCGCCCATCATCACCCAGGCGGTGGCGAGCAACGCGCAGTATGTCACGGCCATCAAGTACAACTATCCAGGAACGGCTTCCAGCGTTGGTGTAGTCGTGACGCTTGGTAAGACGGGCATCCCGCAGATCGATGGTCACTATCTCGGTATGTTCGGCATCGGGCAG
Proteins encoded in this window:
- the recX gene encoding recombination regulator RecX — translated: MPLPRQPLSLKARALGYLSRREHSRAELRRKLAPHAESAEEVDALLDWLEGENWLSNARFAESVVHRRASRYGTARLMQELKTHQLGEETLGEVKAQLQSTEVARAKALWDKRFGRTPADLAERAKQVRYMMARGFSRSVVSRIISGADELLDGGDESD
- a CDS encoding sensor histidine kinase, with amino-acid sequence MADRLAWPWRRHRIPRAPRPGVAPQADDRDLADTLPHLEDDATGPVARSLFGEILDWMLAPLLLLWPMSIAVTYLVAKSIANAPYDRALESSAIVLSQQLREVNGRVTLQLPISAREILRADETDNIYYQVLGESGEFVSGDRDLPLPPEEDANAGSLVQLRDDHIHGAEIRVAYTFVQRPGMTGGKPALVQVAETLDKRAQLANEIIKGVILPQFVILPLAVILVWFGLTRGLAPLNAIQERIRARNPGDTSPIDEGAAPQELTPLVASFNDLLGRLEQSVQTQKRFIADAAHQMKTPLAGLRMQAELAQREQSPDELRRTLAHIADSSDRTAHLVKQLLSLARMENMGATDVLVPLDICALSRQVVADWLQKAWAKQIDLGFEEPGPPVMTSGNATMLAEMLNNLLDNAIRYTPDGGHVTVRVTTAPFEPFVFIDVDDTGPGIPVAERERVMQRFYRILGTQAEGSGLGLAIVREIVQQHGGDIEVLDNVYQASPRLAGARFRITLHRSAPDGDTTA
- a CDS encoding response regulator, producing MRILIAEDDATLADGLTRSLRQAGYAVDRAEDGAAADAALATQTAQTYDLLILDVGLPRLSGLEVLRRLRSRGAMLPVLILTAADSVEDRVKGLDLGADDYMAKPFALSELEARVRALVRRGTGGGATLVRHGPLAFDQVGRIAYIHDQMIDLSAREIGLLEILLARAGRLVSKEQLVDHLCGWGEEVSNNAIEVYVHRLRKKIEVEGIRIATVRGLGYCLERAAAPATSATAHG
- a CDS encoding TerC family protein, translating into MVLTSSAFWFALGSIILTNIVLSGDNAVVIALAARNLPQRQQKQAIFWGSAGAIVLRIVLTILAVKLLALPYLKTIGAVLLVYIGIKLLAEADEGDAHDRKQRDGLWPAVQTILIADLVMSLDNVVAVAAAAEKGPPGTTFLLLVLGLGLSIPFIVFGSTLLVSVMARFPIIVTLGAALLGYLAGDMLVTDPVDAAWFAYSVPYADVVVGCAGALIVVTVGWWLSRRTLRQA
- a CDS encoding pilin, with the protein product MGFKHSRGTRRRAHGFTLIELMIVVAIVGILAAIALPAYNNYLVKSKLTEATTTLDAARVAVNEAYSSSGGAFPSTNSPPIITQAVASNAQYVTAIKYNYPGTASSVGVVVTLGKTGIPQIDGHYLGMFGIGQSDGTVVWTCGTAQTANDYAVGAAVQTMYSYLPAACQN
- a CDS encoding DUF2889 domain-containing protein, translating into MPLSAPVPRVMRHRRAITVEAYLREDGLWDIEARLTDTKPRDIPLASGGVRPEGQPLHDLWLRVTIDTRMNVVDAEACSDWVPYPTHCDTIGPAYRKLIGLNLMKGFRKASRERLGGVAGCTHLTELCGVLPTAAIQAFAGDVFPVRDNSNDLRPIEPDEKPPYQLHGCHALHFEGEVVRKHYPRWYAYQPETKIQPPRTELSPEPSS
- the recA gene encoding recombinase RecA, whose translation is MEDGKKAATMSAEKQKALAAALAQIEKQFGKGSIMKMGDAEVELVQVVSTGSLGLDVALGVGGLPRGRVIEIYGPESSGKTTLTLQVVAEMQKLGGTCAFIDAEHALDVTYADKIGVSVPDLLISQPDTGEQALEIADALVRSGSVDLIVIDSVAALVPKAEIEGEMGDALPGLQARLMSQALRKLTGTIKKTNCMVIFINQIRMKIGVMFGSPETTTGGNALKFYASVRLDIRRIGSIKKGDDVVGNETKVKVVKNKVAPPFREAIFDILYGQGVSREGEIIDLGVEAKIVEKSGAWYSYGGERIGQGRDNCREYLRENPDLARDIENKVREALGVTPMSAVVAAAVEVEEE
- a CDS encoding DUF4212 domain-containing protein — protein: MSITPGTPARRRWVANMRWIAALLGVWFVVTYVVAFFARDLSMRFFGWPFAYWVAGQGAPIVYVLITVLYAWRTNRAADAASQDDEASQHEAAEPTPPPSI
- the sucC gene encoding ADP-forming succinate--CoA ligase subunit beta translates to MNIHEYQGKEILRKYNVPVPRGIPAFSVDEAIKAAETLGGPVWVVKAQIHAGGRGKGGGVKVAKSIDQVKEYASSILGMTLVTHQTGPEGKLVKRLLIEEGADIKKELYVSLVVDRVSQKVALMASSEGGMDIEEVAESHPEKIHTLIIEPSTGLTDADADDIARKIGVPDASVPQARQALQGLYKAFWETDASQAEINPLILTGDGKVIALDAKFNFDSNALFRHPEIVAYRDLDEEDPAEIEASKFDLAYISLDGNIGCLVNGAGLAMATMDTIKLFGGEPANFLDVGGGATTEKVTEAFKLMLKNPDVKAILVNIFGGIMRCDVIAEGVIAAAKAVSLSVPLVVRMKGTNEDLGKKMLADSGLPIIAADTMAEAAEKVVAAAAGK
- the sucD gene encoding succinate--CoA ligase subunit alpha; amino-acid sequence: MSILINKDTKVITQGITGKTGQFHTRGCRDYANGKAAFVAGVNPKKAGEDFEGIPIYATVKDAKAQTGATVSVIYVPPAGAADAIWEAVEAELDLVVCITEGIPVRDMMMVKDKMRKAGSKTLLLGPNCPGLITPDEIKIGIMPGHIHRKGRIGVVSRSGTLTYEAVGQLTALGLGQSSAVGIGGDPINGLKHIDVMKMFNDDPETDAVVMIGEIGGPDEANAAYWIKDNMKKPVVGFIAGVTAPPGKRMGHAGALISGGADTAQAKLDIMEECGIKTTKNPSEMARLLKAML